A genomic window from Bdellovibrio sp. SKB1291214 includes:
- a CDS encoding response regulator transcription factor: MATQIFLLEDDPILGKAIQMQLELEQFQVYWAKSLAAGREIFKTTPGIDLFLLDVNLPDGNGYEFCEWLRNEGINTPIMFLTARTDEESVVRGFEHGANDYIRKPFGQKEILARIKNQLNDRKPTLDLLRFGGLTLIKNQQVLKTETALVTLNRREFEILRVFFENPETIISREKLIASLSSGEELFDRTVDSHISHIRSKLSKNGILNVKINSVYGQGYRLEKTA; the protein is encoded by the coding sequence ATGGCGACACAAATATTTCTACTTGAAGACGATCCTATCTTGGGCAAAGCAATTCAGATGCAGTTGGAGTTAGAACAATTCCAAGTGTATTGGGCGAAATCATTGGCGGCAGGTCGCGAGATCTTTAAAACGACCCCTGGTATTGATCTCTTCTTGTTAGACGTTAATCTTCCGGATGGCAACGGCTATGAATTTTGTGAATGGCTTCGCAACGAGGGAATTAATACTCCCATCATGTTTTTAACTGCGCGCACTGACGAAGAAAGTGTGGTGCGCGGATTTGAACATGGAGCAAACGACTATATTCGCAAACCATTTGGCCAAAAAGAAATTTTGGCCCGTATCAAAAACCAGTTGAATGATCGTAAACCCACGTTGGATTTACTTCGTTTCGGCGGATTAACTTTGATCAAAAATCAGCAGGTCCTAAAAACCGAAACGGCTCTGGTGACGTTGAATCGTCGCGAATTCGAGATACTGCGTGTGTTTTTTGAAAATCCTGAAACGATTATTTCCCGTGAGAAACTGATTGCGAGCCTTTCCTCGGGAGAGGAGCTTTTTGATCGTACGGTTGATTCTCATATCAGCCATATACGTTCGAAATTAAGCAAGAATGGAATCTTGAATGTGAAGATTAACTCGGTCTATGGCCAAGGATATCGCTTGGAGAAAACGGCATGA
- a CDS encoding sensor histidine kinase, producing MITRSLFRRNYFIFVSIIIVFIFMAFGSAWLVSYLDRPTTQVRYMKPPNYLFRNLYEQLDSDPLVAFQKFQASNSADNFIRFELIDKSGQSLVDGKPVLPQPLTETEIQSLAQDKAVRFGEMEFGPPRLEVSKTKFAGVYFVHRFSPQQFGAGPGGPGGLPPGMPGMCGPKPCGGGGPGGPPGQMGPPPGPGGPGGPGGPPNFWSVRRNPLFIILGFLIVFTLVSVGVALIYQFSRYRERAEEAVSVLNELRHGNLSARLPAKKYEELAPLVNAFNQMASDVESMVESLRKADQARRQLLQDLAHDLRTPLASLQTFLETMQVGETRLSSEKRQEIVALCFSEVEYFGKLVEDLLFLAQITEPKYSAGTEEINLLERVQDQVTVFKNRYPNLNFNIDCTIDASKAQIMGSSKLIDRLLRNAFENSSSFASTQINVSISNGGEKLQLAITDDGPGFSESALKEFGHKKASRSLVDGSSGKRISVGIGSVIMREILQLHGGELKAENVIKDGANHSVLGGRVSFWFPKT from the coding sequence ATGATCACACGTTCTTTGTTCCGCCGAAATTACTTCATCTTCGTTTCGATCATTATTGTATTTATCTTTATGGCTTTTGGCTCGGCTTGGTTGGTGTCTTATTTGGATCGCCCAACAACCCAAGTGCGTTATATGAAACCCCCGAATTACTTATTCAGAAACTTGTATGAACAATTGGACAGTGATCCATTGGTCGCCTTTCAAAAGTTCCAGGCAAGTAACAGTGCTGATAATTTCATCCGTTTTGAGTTGATTGATAAATCGGGACAAAGCCTCGTCGATGGAAAACCCGTCCTGCCACAACCTTTGACTGAAACTGAAATTCAATCTTTGGCGCAAGATAAAGCGGTTCGTTTCGGAGAAATGGAATTCGGCCCTCCCCGACTCGAAGTTTCTAAAACGAAATTTGCAGGGGTTTACTTCGTTCATAGATTTAGCCCGCAACAATTTGGCGCGGGACCTGGCGGACCCGGAGGCTTACCTCCAGGAATGCCTGGGATGTGTGGCCCCAAACCTTGCGGTGGAGGCGGACCGGGCGGTCCTCCTGGGCAAATGGGTCCTCCTCCTGGCCCTGGCGGTCCCGGTGGACCCGGCGGTCCTCCAAATTTTTGGTCGGTGCGCAGAAATCCTCTCTTCATCATTCTTGGTTTCTTGATTGTTTTCACATTGGTATCTGTGGGTGTTGCTTTGATCTATCAATTCTCCCGCTACCGTGAACGGGCTGAAGAAGCTGTGAGTGTCTTGAATGAACTTCGCCACGGAAATTTGTCAGCACGATTGCCCGCAAAAAAATATGAAGAGCTTGCACCACTGGTTAATGCCTTCAATCAAATGGCCAGCGACGTTGAGAGTATGGTTGAAAGCTTGCGCAAAGCAGACCAAGCCCGCCGTCAATTACTGCAGGATTTAGCACATGACCTGCGCACTCCCCTGGCGTCGCTGCAAACATTTTTGGAGACAATGCAAGTCGGTGAAACACGATTGTCCTCTGAAAAGCGGCAAGAGATTGTTGCGTTGTGCTTTTCTGAAGTCGAATATTTTGGAAAATTGGTTGAGGATTTGTTGTTCTTAGCGCAGATCACAGAACCCAAATACTCTGCTGGTACCGAAGAAATCAATCTTTTGGAGCGCGTTCAAGATCAAGTGACTGTTTTTAAAAACAGATATCCTAATTTGAACTTCAATATCGACTGCACTATCGATGCTTCCAAAGCACAGATTATGGGTTCTTCGAAATTGATTGATCGTCTGTTAAGAAATGCTTTCGAAAATTCGTCCTCATTTGCAAGTACGCAAATCAACGTGAGCATTTCGAATGGTGGCGAAAAGCTTCAGCTCGCAATCACTGACGACGGCCCAGGTTTTTCTGAAAGCGCTTTGAAAGAGTTCGGCCATAAAAAAGCCAGTCGCAGTCTTGTAGATGGTTCGTCAGGCAAACGTATCTCTGTTGGGATCGGCTCTGTGATTATGAGAGAAATCCTCCAACTTCATGGTGGCGAACTTAAAGCAGAAAACGTTATCAAAGATGGCGCGAATCACTCAGTTCTTGGGGGACGTGTCTCATTTTGGTTCCCTAAAACTTAG